The proteins below come from a single Xiphophorus couchianus chromosome 20, X_couchianus-1.0, whole genome shotgun sequence genomic window:
- the hipk1b gene encoding homeodomain-interacting protein kinase 1 isoform X5 has product MLRTVPLEQTLNSMSSQLQVFSPPSISSSAFCRVKKLKVESNVWDVSTTEAYGSIAGQSAYAFTPAMAVPPFAPSLVFPPAATGSRGQVVVRAADSTGSLPRGSSRRVPEQATSSSYNHERSSEVRSQRHGQKRKIEEVSEGSGSGCGSVQILEELSAPAATYSTRTGGGGGGGTGQSIPHSAPTTKSSSSNGEGDYQLVQHEILCSMSSSYEVLEFLGRGTFGQVAKCWKRGTNEIVAIKILKNHPSYARQGQIEVGILNRLSAENADEYNFVRSYECFQHKGHTCLVFEMLEQNLYDFLKHSKFSPLPLRHIRPILQQVATALMKLKSLGLIHADLKPENIMLVDPIRQPYRVKVIDFGSASHVSKAVCSTYLQSRYYRAPEIILGLPFCEAIDMWSLGCVIAELFLGWPLYPGASEYDQIRYISQTQGLPAEYLLSAGTKTSRFFNRGPDSSYPLWRLKTPAEHEMEMGIKSKEARKYIFNCLDDMMQVNLSSHLEGTDMLAEKADRREFIDLLKRMLRLDADKRITPTKTLGHPFVTMSHLINYPHSSHVKSCFQNMEICKRRSTYDSSKSLYSTNAVPSAAAGNLTVTFSSQLNQHNQVPSAGGAVPLLNYQPALYQQATINIPGLAQQSVPLPARPAGLCSQTEPFQQTLIVCPPSTIQGLQPSSKSSSFPVRVENSVPIVPQNQTAQSLQIQPSMLTQAWPTGAQQILIPSSWQQVPGVAIHGSAHQANVTASPLEAIHSGAAVQTGQSWRNGSQARTQQERKKGKARCGENRNRGVSTTSILSSGVTPPTSSVALSQPIVISDTPSPAVSIITIHSDTDTEDERKFHPASVGLSRTERTNVISCVTVHDSDSSTTSPLTPLPRSLNAAGPLPSRQAKSLAVVAPSVKSQTSERAAASHGRVETGTYMKPKRSSNRQPCSSGESRDQAALLPSQSHPLNLSQVQSVVSSSQERSLVSHGDSSLHRQPTFPPTVPASHYSFPEVSALAPGSAAAAAAAAAGLYTYPASTALSSASQAMEQLLSRGHGSHGHSPSAYAATYASSSSSSRRDSAGRKESVSNLLHSLPAAYQHQFAAGSPYVSVTPRAEAYSAYQLSPRRLTQYPYL; this is encoded by the exons ATGTTGAGGACAGTTCCTCTTGAACAGACATTAAACT CAATGAGTTCACAGCTGCAAGTCTTCTCTCCCCCTTCAATCTCCTCCAGTGCCTTTTGCCGAGTTAAGAAGCTCAAGGTGGAGAGCAATGTTTGGGACGTTTCCACCACTGAAGCCTATGGTTCCATAGCAGGCCAGTCGGCGTACGCATTCACCCCAGCCATGGCCGTGCCTCCGTTTGCGCCATCGCTCGTCTTCCCTCCTGCTGCTACGGGCTCCAGGGGCCAGGTGGTGGTGCGAGCCGCTGATAGCACAGGTAGTCTTCCTCGCGGGTCCAGTCGCCGCGTCCCTGAGCAGGCGACCTCTTCTTCATACAATCACGAGAGATCGTCAGAAGTTAGGAGCCAAAGGCATGGCCAGAAGAGAAAGATAGAGGAGGTCAGTGAGGGCAGCGGGAGCGGGTGTGGCAGCGTTCAAATCCTGGAGGAGCTCTCGGCTCCCGCAGCGACCTACTCCACCCGCACAGGCGGAGGGGGGGGAGGCGGCACGGGCCAGTCTATACCTCACTCGGCTCCGACCACCAAGAGCAGCAGCTCCAACGGCGAGGGGGATTATCAGCTCGTTCAGCATGAGATCCTCTGCTCCATGTCCTCCAGCTATGAAGTCCTAGAGTTCCTGGGAAGAGGCACATTCGGGCAAGTGGCCAAGTGTTGGAAAAGGGGCACCAATGAGATCGTGGCAATCAAGATTCTGAAAAACCATCCTTCATATGCTCGTCAGGGACAAATCGAG GTGGGCATTCTGAATCGGCTGAGTGCAGAGAACGCAGACGAGTACAATTTTGTGCGCTCGTATGAATGCTTCCAACACAAGGGCCACACCTGCTTGGTGTTTGAGATGCTGGAGCAGAACCTGTATGACTTTCTCAAGCACAGCAAGTTCAGCCCGCTCCCCTTACGACACATCAGACCCATCCTGCAGCAG GTGGCCACAGCACTGATGAAACTGAAGAGTTTAGGATTGATCCATGCAGACCTGAAACCTGAAAACATCATGCTGGTTGACCCGATCAGGCAGCCGTACCGGGTGAAGGTTATAGACTTCGGCTCTGCGAGTCATGTGTCGAAAGCTGTGTGCTCAACCTACTTACAGTCTCGCTACTACAG GGCTCCAGAGATCATTTTGGGCCTGCCGTTCTGTGAGGCCATCGACATGTGGTCGTTGGGTTGTGTGATTGCTGAGCTGTTTTTAGGCTGGCCTCTTTACCCTGGAGCTTCCGAGTATGACCAG ATCCGATACATTTCTCAGACTCAAGGCCTCCCAGCTGAATACCTCCTGAGCGCCGGCACAAAGACCAGCCGCTTCTTCAACCGAGGCCCAGACTCCAGCTACCCGCTCTGGCGGCTTAAG acaCCAGCAGAGCATGAAATGGAGATGGGTATCAAATCGAAGGAGGCCAGAAAGTACATCTTCAACTGTCTAGATGACATGATGCAG GTCAACCTGTCATCTCATTTGGAGGGGACGGACATGCTGGCTGAGAAAGCTGACAGAAGAGAGTTCATAGATCTCTTAAAACGGATGCTTCGTCTTGATGCTGACAAAAGAATCACTCCCACAAAAACGCTGGGTCACCCTTTTGTCACGATGAGTCACCTAATAAATTATCCGCACAGCTCACA tgtcAAGTCATGCTTCCAAAATATGGAGATCTGCAAACGTCGGAGCACGTACGACAGTAGCAAGTCTCTGTACTCCACCAATGCTGTTCCCAGTGCTGCCGCAGGAAACCTCACTGTTACCTTCAGTAGCCAGCTTAACCAGCATAACCAG GTGCCTTCTGCAGGGGGTGCGGTGCCTTTGCTGAACTACCAGCCAGCTCTTTACCAACAGGCCACTATCAACATTCCTGGTTTGGCTCAACAAAGCGTCCCACTTCCAGCCCGTCCTGCTGGGCTGTGTAGCCAGACAGAACCGTTCCAGCAGACCCTTATTGTGTGTCCACCCTCTACTATTCAAG ggctACAACCATCGAGTAAGAGCTCCAGCTTCCCTGTCAGGGTGGAGAACTCTGTACCGATAGTACCTCAGAACCAGACTGCTCAGTCACTGCAGATCCAACCAAGTATGCTCACCCAG GCCTGGCCAACTGGCGCCCAACAAATCCTCATCCCCTCGTCATGGCAGCAGGTCCCAGGTGTGGCCATCCATGGCTCTGCCCACCAGGCGAACGTCACAGCATCTCCCCTGGAAGCCATTCACTCGGGCGCTGCTGTGCAGACGGGACAAAGCTGGCG AAACGGATCTCAAGCCAGAACGCagcaagagagaaagaaaggaaaagccCGGTGTGGGGAGAACAGAAACAG GGGTGTATCCACCACATCTATACTCAGCAGCGGCGTGACCCCGCCCACTTCCTCTGTGGCCTTGTCCCAGCCTATTGTCATCTCGGACACCCCCAGCCCAGCGGTCAGCATCATCACCATTCACAGCGACACAGACACAGAAGATGAGCGCAAGTTCCATCCGGCCAG TGTTGGACTGAGCCGAACCGAGCGCACCAATGTGATCAGCTGCGTCACGGTGCATGACTCTGACTCGTCCACCACCAGCCCGCTGACCCCGCTGCCTCGCAGTCTGAACGCCGCCGGCCCCCTGCCGTCCCGGCAGGCCAAGTCCCTGGCAGTGGTGGCTCCTTCGGTCAAGAGCCAGACCTCTGAGAGGGCGGCGGCTTCACACGGCCGCGTGGAGACTG GTACTTACATGAAGCCGAAAAGATCATCCAACCGGCAGCCCTGCAGCTCAGGGGAAAGCCGGGATCAAGCTGCGCTGCTCCCAAGCCAGTCCCACCCTTTGAACCTCAGCCAG gttcaGTCAGTGGTTTCTTCGTCTCAGGAGCGTTCGTTGGTCTCCCACGGCGACTCCTCTCTACACCGCCAGCCGACGTTCCCTCCGACTGTTCCCGCCTCTCACTACAGCTTCCCAGAGGTGTCGGCCCTGGCCCCGGGCTcggccgccgccgccgcagcaGCAGCGGCCGGCCTGTACACCTACCCAGCTTCCACGGCGCTCTCCTCGGCTTCCCAGGCCATGGAGCAGCTACTCAGCCGGGGCCACGGCAGCCACGGACACTCTCCCTCCGCCTATGCAGCAACGTACGCCTCATCTTCGTCATCCTCCAGGAGGGACTCGGCCGGTCGAAAGGAGTCGGTCAGCAACCTGCTGCACAGCCTGCCCGCCGCCTACCAGCACCAGTTCGCGGCCGGTTCGCCCTACGTCAGCGTGACGCCCCGAGCCGAGGCGTACAGCGCCTACCAGCTGAGCCCCAGGCGCCTGACACAGTACCCCTACCTATAG
- the hipk1b gene encoding homeodomain-interacting protein kinase 1 isoform X1, producing MLRTVPLEQTLNSMSSQLQVFSPPSISSSAFCRVKKLKVESNVWDVSTTEAYGSIAGQSAYAFTPAMAVPPFAPSLVFPPAATGSRGQVVVRAADSTGSLPRGSSRRVPEQATSSSYNHERSSEVRSQRHGQKRKIEEVSEGSGSGCGSVQILEELSAPAATYSTRTGGGGGGGTGQSIPHSAPTTKSSSSNGEGDYQLVQHEILCSMSSSYEVLEFLGRGTFGQVAKCWKRGTNEIVAIKILKNHPSYARQGQIEVGILNRLSAENADEYNFVRSYECFQHKGHTCLVFEMLEQNLYDFLKHSKFSPLPLRHIRPILQQVATALMKLKSLGLIHADLKPENIMLVDPIRQPYRVKVIDFGSASHVSKAVCSTYLQSRYYRAPEIILGLPFCEAIDMWSLGCVIAELFLGWPLYPGASEYDQIRYISQTQGLPAEYLLSAGTKTSRFFNRGPDSSYPLWRLKTPAEHEMEMGIKSKEARKYIFNCLDDMMQVNLSSHLEGTDMLAEKADRREFIDLLKRMLRLDADKRITPTKTLGHPFVTMSHLINYPHSSHVKSCFQNMEICKRRSTYDSSKSLYSTNAVPSAAAGNLTVTFSSQLNQHNQVPSAGGAVPLLNYQPALYQQATINIPGLAQQSVPLPARPAGLCSQTEPFQQTLIVCPPSTIQGLQPSSKSSSFPVRVENSVPIVPQNQTAQSLQIQPSMLTQGSCTPLMVATLHPPPAGIAPQYSLPLGLGPGVGRPALLEHTATVLQAWPTGAQQILIPSSWQQVPGVAIHGSAHQANVTASPLEAIHSGAAVQTGQSWRNGSQARTQQERKKGKARCGENRNRGVSTTSILSSGVTPPTSSVALSQPIVISDTPSPAVSIITIHSDTDTEDERKFHPASVGLSRTERTNVISCVTVHDSDSSTTSPLTPLPRSLNAAGPLPSRQAKSLAVVAPSVKSQTSERAAASHGRVETGTYMKPKRSSNRQPCSSGESRDQAALLPSQSHPLNLSQVQSVVSSSQERSLVSHGDSSLHRQPTFPPTVPASHYSFPEVSALAPGSAAAAAAAAAGLYTYPASTALSSASQAMEQLLSRGHGSHGHSPSAYAATYASSSSSSRRDSAGRKESVSNLLHSLPAAYQHQFAAGSPYVSVTPRAEAYSAYQLSPRRLTQYPYL from the exons ATGTTGAGGACAGTTCCTCTTGAACAGACATTAAACT CAATGAGTTCACAGCTGCAAGTCTTCTCTCCCCCTTCAATCTCCTCCAGTGCCTTTTGCCGAGTTAAGAAGCTCAAGGTGGAGAGCAATGTTTGGGACGTTTCCACCACTGAAGCCTATGGTTCCATAGCAGGCCAGTCGGCGTACGCATTCACCCCAGCCATGGCCGTGCCTCCGTTTGCGCCATCGCTCGTCTTCCCTCCTGCTGCTACGGGCTCCAGGGGCCAGGTGGTGGTGCGAGCCGCTGATAGCACAGGTAGTCTTCCTCGCGGGTCCAGTCGCCGCGTCCCTGAGCAGGCGACCTCTTCTTCATACAATCACGAGAGATCGTCAGAAGTTAGGAGCCAAAGGCATGGCCAGAAGAGAAAGATAGAGGAGGTCAGTGAGGGCAGCGGGAGCGGGTGTGGCAGCGTTCAAATCCTGGAGGAGCTCTCGGCTCCCGCAGCGACCTACTCCACCCGCACAGGCGGAGGGGGGGGAGGCGGCACGGGCCAGTCTATACCTCACTCGGCTCCGACCACCAAGAGCAGCAGCTCCAACGGCGAGGGGGATTATCAGCTCGTTCAGCATGAGATCCTCTGCTCCATGTCCTCCAGCTATGAAGTCCTAGAGTTCCTGGGAAGAGGCACATTCGGGCAAGTGGCCAAGTGTTGGAAAAGGGGCACCAATGAGATCGTGGCAATCAAGATTCTGAAAAACCATCCTTCATATGCTCGTCAGGGACAAATCGAG GTGGGCATTCTGAATCGGCTGAGTGCAGAGAACGCAGACGAGTACAATTTTGTGCGCTCGTATGAATGCTTCCAACACAAGGGCCACACCTGCTTGGTGTTTGAGATGCTGGAGCAGAACCTGTATGACTTTCTCAAGCACAGCAAGTTCAGCCCGCTCCCCTTACGACACATCAGACCCATCCTGCAGCAG GTGGCCACAGCACTGATGAAACTGAAGAGTTTAGGATTGATCCATGCAGACCTGAAACCTGAAAACATCATGCTGGTTGACCCGATCAGGCAGCCGTACCGGGTGAAGGTTATAGACTTCGGCTCTGCGAGTCATGTGTCGAAAGCTGTGTGCTCAACCTACTTACAGTCTCGCTACTACAG GGCTCCAGAGATCATTTTGGGCCTGCCGTTCTGTGAGGCCATCGACATGTGGTCGTTGGGTTGTGTGATTGCTGAGCTGTTTTTAGGCTGGCCTCTTTACCCTGGAGCTTCCGAGTATGACCAG ATCCGATACATTTCTCAGACTCAAGGCCTCCCAGCTGAATACCTCCTGAGCGCCGGCACAAAGACCAGCCGCTTCTTCAACCGAGGCCCAGACTCCAGCTACCCGCTCTGGCGGCTTAAG acaCCAGCAGAGCATGAAATGGAGATGGGTATCAAATCGAAGGAGGCCAGAAAGTACATCTTCAACTGTCTAGATGACATGATGCAG GTCAACCTGTCATCTCATTTGGAGGGGACGGACATGCTGGCTGAGAAAGCTGACAGAAGAGAGTTCATAGATCTCTTAAAACGGATGCTTCGTCTTGATGCTGACAAAAGAATCACTCCCACAAAAACGCTGGGTCACCCTTTTGTCACGATGAGTCACCTAATAAATTATCCGCACAGCTCACA tgtcAAGTCATGCTTCCAAAATATGGAGATCTGCAAACGTCGGAGCACGTACGACAGTAGCAAGTCTCTGTACTCCACCAATGCTGTTCCCAGTGCTGCCGCAGGAAACCTCACTGTTACCTTCAGTAGCCAGCTTAACCAGCATAACCAG GTGCCTTCTGCAGGGGGTGCGGTGCCTTTGCTGAACTACCAGCCAGCTCTTTACCAACAGGCCACTATCAACATTCCTGGTTTGGCTCAACAAAGCGTCCCACTTCCAGCCCGTCCTGCTGGGCTGTGTAGCCAGACAGAACCGTTCCAGCAGACCCTTATTGTGTGTCCACCCTCTACTATTCAAG ggctACAACCATCGAGTAAGAGCTCCAGCTTCCCTGTCAGGGTGGAGAACTCTGTACCGATAGTACCTCAGAACCAGACTGCTCAGTCACTGCAGATCCAACCAAGTATGCTCACCCAG GGTTCCTGCACACCCCTGATGGTGGCCACCTTGCACCCACCCCCAGCAGGCATAGCCCCTCAGTATTCCCTTCCCCTGGGGCTGGGCCCTGGAGTGGGTCGGCCCGCCCTCCTGGAGCACACGGCCACTGTGCTG CAGGCCTGGCCAACTGGCGCCCAACAAATCCTCATCCCCTCGTCATGGCAGCAGGTCCCAGGTGTGGCCATCCATGGCTCTGCCCACCAGGCGAACGTCACAGCATCTCCCCTGGAAGCCATTCACTCGGGCGCTGCTGTGCAGACGGGACAAAGCTGGCG AAACGGATCTCAAGCCAGAACGCagcaagagagaaagaaaggaaaagccCGGTGTGGGGAGAACAGAAACAG GGGTGTATCCACCACATCTATACTCAGCAGCGGCGTGACCCCGCCCACTTCCTCTGTGGCCTTGTCCCAGCCTATTGTCATCTCGGACACCCCCAGCCCAGCGGTCAGCATCATCACCATTCACAGCGACACAGACACAGAAGATGAGCGCAAGTTCCATCCGGCCAG TGTTGGACTGAGCCGAACCGAGCGCACCAATGTGATCAGCTGCGTCACGGTGCATGACTCTGACTCGTCCACCACCAGCCCGCTGACCCCGCTGCCTCGCAGTCTGAACGCCGCCGGCCCCCTGCCGTCCCGGCAGGCCAAGTCCCTGGCAGTGGTGGCTCCTTCGGTCAAGAGCCAGACCTCTGAGAGGGCGGCGGCTTCACACGGCCGCGTGGAGACTG GTACTTACATGAAGCCGAAAAGATCATCCAACCGGCAGCCCTGCAGCTCAGGGGAAAGCCGGGATCAAGCTGCGCTGCTCCCAAGCCAGTCCCACCCTTTGAACCTCAGCCAG gttcaGTCAGTGGTTTCTTCGTCTCAGGAGCGTTCGTTGGTCTCCCACGGCGACTCCTCTCTACACCGCCAGCCGACGTTCCCTCCGACTGTTCCCGCCTCTCACTACAGCTTCCCAGAGGTGTCGGCCCTGGCCCCGGGCTcggccgccgccgccgcagcaGCAGCGGCCGGCCTGTACACCTACCCAGCTTCCACGGCGCTCTCCTCGGCTTCCCAGGCCATGGAGCAGCTACTCAGCCGGGGCCACGGCAGCCACGGACACTCTCCCTCCGCCTATGCAGCAACGTACGCCTCATCTTCGTCATCCTCCAGGAGGGACTCGGCCGGTCGAAAGGAGTCGGTCAGCAACCTGCTGCACAGCCTGCCCGCCGCCTACCAGCACCAGTTCGCGGCCGGTTCGCCCTACGTCAGCGTGACGCCCCGAGCCGAGGCGTACAGCGCCTACCAGCTGAGCCCCAGGCGCCTGACACAGTACCCCTACCTATAG